From Panthera tigris isolate Pti1 chromosome D3, P.tigris_Pti1_mat1.1, whole genome shotgun sequence, one genomic window encodes:
- the ALKBH2 gene encoding LOW QUALITY PROTEIN: DNA oxidative demethylase ALKBH2 (The sequence of the model RefSeq protein was modified relative to this genomic sequence to represent the inferred CDS: inserted 1 base in 1 codon), producing MDRFLVKGALGDLLGKREREVSGEGPAGRQADQEGGRKRPKAETPGNAGHQAGPSWQHIRAEGLSCDYTVLFGKAEADKIFQELEREVEYFTGALARVQVFGKWHSVPRKQATYGNPGLTYTFSGLTLSPKPWIPVLERVRDRVSAVTGETFNFVLVNRYKDGRDHIGEHRDDERELAPGSPIASVSFGACRDFFFRHKDSXGKQPSRKVEVVRLQLAHGSLLMMNHPTNTHWYHSLPVRKKILAPRVNLTFRKILPTKK from the exons ATGGACAGATTCTTGGTGAAAGGGGCGTTAGGGGACCTTTTGGGAAAGAGGGAGCGAGAGGTGAGCGGAGAAGGTCCAGCAGGCCGGCAAGCGGACCAGGAGGGTGGCAGGAAAAGGCCGAAGGCGGAGACCCCGGGGAATGCAGGCCACCAGGCCGGCCCCAGCTGGCAGCACATCCGGGCTGAGGGCCTGAGCTGTGATTACACAGTCCTGTTTGGCAAAGCCGAAGCAGACAAGATTTTCCAGGAGCTGGAGCGGGAAGTGGAGTATTTTACAG GCGCGCTGGCCAGGGTCCAGGTGTTTGGGAAGTGGCACAGTGTGCCCAGGAAGCAGGCGACCTACGGCAACCCCGGGCTGACCTACACGTTTTCGGGCCTTACTCTGTCTCCAAAGCCCTGGATCCCAGTTCTAGAGCGCGTCCGGGATCGTGTTTCTGCGGTGACTGGAGAGACCTTCAACTTTGTGCTCGTGAACAG GTACAAAGATGGCCGTGACCACATCGGTGAACACAGAGATGATGAAAGGGAACTGGCTCCCGGGAGCCCCATAGCCTCGGTCTCCTTCGGGGCCTGCAGAGATTTCTTCTTCCGGCATAAGGATT CGGGGAAGCAGCCCTCCCGGAAGGTGGAGGTGGTCAGGCTTCAGCTGGCCCACGGAAGTTTGCTTATGATGAACCACCCGACCAACACTCACTGGTATCACAGTCTCCCCGTCCGAAAGAAGATTCTAGCTCCACGGGTCAATCTGACATTTCGCAAAATTCTGCctactaaaaagtaa